The Flavobacterium commune genome contains the following window.
TAAGAAAGTCATAAAATTAATAACAATCAGTCAGGATTTGCCCTTTGACTTTGTATTCAGAAAGTGTTGTGTTATTTTTAGAAATACAAATAGCGTCTAATACTTTTTCGACATCAAACTGCATGGCCAGTGCACCACAAATCATAATTACGCCATCATTTTGCAATAAATTAGCAAAGAAATCAGCGTCAATTTGGATTAAATCCATCACATAATGATGGTTGGCTTCACGGGAATATGCCAGATGAAATTGTGTTAAATATTGTTTTTGCATCATTTCTGAAGCAAAATCCTGATAATGCTTCGTGATTTCAGTTTCTTGGCGAAATCCGGAATACAAGTGAATGTAGGTTTTTTTCTTATTTTGTGCAATCATTCCCAGAAAAGGAGCGATTCCTGTTCCATTTGAAATTAGAGCAACCTGGCTTGCTTTTTTGGGAAAATGAAAAGCGTGATTATTTATAATTTGAGATTTGATTGTATCTCCTGGTTTTAGATTGTATAAAAATCCGGAACCTAAACCGTTAGGATGCAATTTTACGGCTAATTGAAGATTTCCATTTCTTTTTCCAATAGAGTACAAACGTTCGCGATTGTCATTAGCCGGATAAATAGCCAAGAGATCTCCTGATGTGAATTTGCTTCGAATTCCGGCTCTTAAAGTCAATAAAAAAGTTTGGTCGGTTTCTGAAATGATGGTTTTGTCTAAAACCATTAATTGTTGCAATCCCTTAGGAATATGATTGTAAACCGATGGAGTAGTGCTTAATGAAATCCCCGTTTTGGCACTCCATAGTTGTACCCAATTGACAAATTCTTCGGCTGATTTATCATTTACGGTTTGTAATTCTAACAAGCGATTGGTCCAGGTTTTAGTTTCTAAAAGGGCATCAACTTCTTTGGCATAACCACAAAAATCAGGATAGGATTTGGAACCAAAACCAATTACAGAATAATTAATAGTTTGATGTTGCGAATTTTTTTCTAAAAGCGATACAAATTTACTGGCATTAGAAGGTGAATCACCTAAGCCATAAGTGGAAGTGAAAATGAGTAAATGTTCCGCTTTTGGGTAAAGCGTATAATTGTTTAGTTGTGCCAAATGTGCTTTTTCGTCATTATCAATGATTTGTTTCAAAATAGCATTGGCAAAGCGCAACGAACTTCCGTTTTCTGAGCCTACTAATAAAATATATTTGCTTTCCTCGGCTTTGAATTTATTTTTAATGCGGCTTGCTCTTCTTTTAAAGGTCATAGCAAATCCCGAATAGATAAAAAACAGAATGTTTAAAGAAGCTAATCCGAGAATAAATGCCCAAATACTATTGGCTCTTCCGGTGTGTAAGTCCAAACTCAAATCGGCTAATAGGGCTGAGGCAGGGTAAAGTTCTTCTGAAATAATTTCGTTAGAATATTGATTGACTTCTATTTTTCGGTCTTTTAGTTCGAAAATATAATAATCCTCTTCATCGTCTGAAAAAGGAAATTCTATTTTAGTAACCTCGGCTAAAGGAGTATTTTTTAAATCGAATGTTTTTTTAGTTTGAGTTGTTGTTGGGTTTTCGGTTTGGTTTTCATTTTCGAAAAGATGAAATCGTTCCATTGATAAATAAGTTCCCGAAAGTGCTATAATCAAGATGGGAATTAATGCCAAACGCCCCAATAAAACGTGGTA
Protein-coding sequences here:
- a CDS encoding PepSY domain-containing protein: MTLSFWRYSHLALAVFSAAFLIIASVTGTILAVDAIQQKIPAHRVENFDAITLGKTLPELRKSYPEITELSIDHNQFVTLQAIDNDGNDVNAYINPETAKIIGTPTKKSDFINWITGLHRSLFLHETGRLFIGINSFLLVLIAMSGFALVINRQRGLRNFFAKIIKEYFAQYYHVLLGRLALIPILIIALSGTYLSMERFHLFENENQTENPTTTQTKKTFDLKNTPLAEVTKIEFPFSDDEEDYYIFELKDRKIEVNQYSNEIISEELYPASALLADLSLDLHTGRANSIWAFILGLASLNILFFIYSGFAMTFKRRASRIKNKFKAEESKYILLVGSENGSSLRFANAILKQIIDNDEKAHLAQLNNYTLYPKAEHLLIFTSTYGLGDSPSNASKFVSLLEKNSQHQTINYSVIGFGSKSYPDFCGYAKEVDALLETKTWTNRLLELQTVNDKSAEEFVNWVQLWSAKTGISLSTTPSVYNHIPKGLQQLMVLDKTIISETDQTFLLTLRAGIRSKFTSGDLLAIYPANDNRERLYSIGKRNGNLQLAVKLHPNGLGSGFLYNLKPGDTIKSQIINNHAFHFPKKASQVALISNGTGIAPFLGMIAQNKKKTYIHLYSGFRQETEITKHYQDFASEMMQKQYLTQFHLAYSREANHHYVMDLIQIDADFFANLLQNDGVIMICGALAMQFDVEKVLDAICISKNNTTLSEYKVKGQILTDCY